The following coding sequences are from one Triticum aestivum cultivar Chinese Spring chromosome 5A, IWGSC CS RefSeq v2.1, whole genome shotgun sequence window:
- the LOC123101163 gene encoding disease resistance protein Pik-2-like, with protein MPPVAAESFGEPRETELMERASMAVLSNVVQLVGQEFRQLRAVRGEVTELRDELATMNTLLRMQSEADASGLSHFVREWMKQLRELAYDAEDCVDLYLFRIRCQQGDGFLVWSKRLLATLFPRHCLAGEITALRIRAVSISERHARYGVSIELLGRTASSSEALQAVVASARAPRPHNDPNQFVGIKAQAENLGKKVVKAAVCESDKELKVFSIVGFGGLGKTTLAMEVCRQLETEFKRQANVSVSQTFGSKDLQGLLKRVLLQVVTLPSNQNEQAALLRKIDGMDVGELEGMLKESLQNNRYTVDKMIISIDKMGRPSFSFLVCRYLIFIDDVWSKAAWEAIWSKLPSSNCGSRIIVTTRIDTVAKACSNYCDYYIHHMKPLDEKQSDQLFRRKAFGSMTEDSCPEYLKGAMENILKKCGGLPLAIANIASLLASYTHPEGKKMWEIVGRSIGSQMDNNPTLEGMRQILTLSYDHLPHHLKACIMYLSIFPEDYVICKDRLLKRWIAEGLIPEKRGMTQMELAEAYFNELMSRSMIDRGTDIVTVYQWREETCRMHDMMLEVMVSKSLESNFVSLLGRQYEGMAYDRIRRLAIHGGVEATQESSSKKMTAHRGIKAMTMKHVRSLSIFDTEAQNLLARLGEFMLLRVLDLEDCKGLQKEHMSHICRMYLLRFLSLKCSDIKVMPSRIGDLEHLQTLDVRQTQLTSLPETVTKLEKLEHLLFTTKDGNLMSGWILPQGINKMKALRQLNKAVVVSEEKVAKEIGDLDQLEDLCIYVDTRNKDMDQNVLEELAKSLSKMNSLQLLDIGNLGCDKWPFKRALHFLHQVKSPPQLLRYFRICGLIDQLPKWVGGLMNLTELVIAWTYVDGVQLFSDICKLPNLQRLTLGPYFIRHGQDMVARSSQSFPKLKELTLGYSPEVPEVYGFEKGCMPELETLVLQFDDQWKTTAGIEHLKNLKEVQISCVKEGALAAVVEVLEVENNHRLKSDREEIRVIVRS; from the exons ATGCCGCCAGTCGCCGCCGAAT CTTTCGGAGAACCAAGAGAGACAGAACTCATGGAGCGCGCGTCGATGGCCGTTTTGAGCAACGTTGTGCAGCTGGTTGGGCAGGAGTTCCGCCAGCTCCGCGCCGTCCGCGGCGAGGTCACTGAGCTGAGGGACGAGCTGGCCACGATGAACACCCTCCTGCGCATGCAGTCCGAAGCTGATGCAAGTGGCTTGAGCCACTTCGTCCGGGAGTGGATGAAGCAACTCCGGGAGCTCGCCTACGACGCCGAGGACTGCGTCGACCTCTACCTGTTTCGCATCAGGTGCCAGCAGGGCGACGGCTTCCTCGTCTGGTCCAAACGCCTGCTTGCTACGCTTTTCCCTCGCCATTGCCTCGCCGGCGAGATCACGGCCCTCCGCATCCGTGCTGTTTCCATCAGCGAGCGCCATGCTCGTTACGGCGTCAGCATCGAGCTGCTGGGCCGCACTGCTTCTTCTTCGGAGGCTTTGCAGGCAGTGGTGGCGTCAGCACGTGCGCCACGCCCTCACAACGACCCCAACCAGTTCGTCGGCATCAAGGCCCAGGCTGAGAACCTGGGCAAGAAGGTGGTGAAGGCGGCTGTCTGTGAGAGTGACAAAGAGCTCAAGGTGTTCTCTATCGTGGGCTTTGGAGGCCTCGGGAAAACCACGCTGGCCATGGAGGTCTGCCGGCAGCTGGAGACGGAGTTCAAACGCCAGGCCAATGTGTCCGTGTCGCAGACCTTCGGCAGCAAGGATCTCCAGGGATTACTAAAGCGCGTGCTTCTGCAGGTCGTGACCCTACCGTCTAATCAAAACGAGCAAGCGGCGCTCCTTCGTAAGATTGACGGCATGGATGTAGGCGAGCTAGAAGGCATGCTCAAGGAGAGTCTCCAGAACAACAGGTATACCGTCGATAAGATGATTATTTCCATCGATAAGATGGGCAGGCCTAGCTTTTCCTTCTTAGTA TGTAGGTACCTAATTTTTATCGATGATGTATGGAGCAAAGCAGCCTGGGAGGCAATCTGGTCCAAGTTACCAAGCAGCAACTGCGGCAGCAGAATCATCGTGACCACTCGGATAGATACTGTGGCCAAAGCATGTTCTAATTATTGTGATTATTACATCCATCATATGAAGCCCCTAGATGAGAAACAGTCAGATCAGTTGTTCCGAAGAAAAGCATTTGGCTCAATGACCGAAGATTCTTGCCCAGAGTATTTGAAAGGTGCAATGGAAAACATCTTGAAAAAATGTGGTGGGCTACCCTTAGCCATTGCTAACATTGCAAGCCTTTTGGCAAGCTATACACATCCAGAAGGGAAGAAGATGTGGGAAATAGTTGGCAGGTCAATTGGTTCACAGATGGATAACAATCCTACTCTTGAGGGGATGAGGCAGATACTCACACTTAGCTATGACCACCTACCCCACCACCTCAAGGCTTGCATTATGTATCTTAGCATTTTCCCAGAGGATTACGTGATCTGCAAGGATCGACTATTGAAGAGATGGATCGCTGAAGGGTTAATTCCTGAGAAGCGAGGGATGACCCAGATGGAGCTTGCTGAAGCCTACTTCAATGAGCTGATGAGTAGAAGCATGATTGACCGAGGCACCGATATAGTTACCGTGTACCAATGGAGGGAAGAGACATGCCGAATGCATGACATGATGCTTGAGGTCATGGTGTCCAAATCCCTAGAGTCTAACTTTGTTAGCCTACTAGGTAGGCAATATGAAGGGATGGCATATGATAGGATTCGACGTCTTGCCATACATGGCGGAGTAGAGGCAACCCAAGAGTCTTCATCAAAGAAAATGACAGCACACCGTGGTATCAAGGCGATGACTATGAAGCATGTCCGATCACTAAGCATATTTGATACTGAAGCACAAAATCTGCTTGCCCGGTTAGGAGAGTTCATGTTGCTAAGGGTACTTGACCTAGAAGACTGCAAAGGTCTGCAGAAAGAGCATATGAGTCATATCTGTCGGATGTATCTTTTAAGGTTCTTAAGCTTGAAGTGTTCAGATATCAAGGTGATGCCTTCAAGAATTGGTGATCTCGAGCATTTACAGACACTTGATGTACGTCAAACACAACTGACGAGTCTACCAGAAACAGTCACAAAGCTAGAGAAGCTGGAGCACCTGTTGTTcaccaccaaagatggcaatttaATGTCTGGTTGGATACTGCCCCAAGGGATCAACAAAATGAAGGCACTACGCCAGCTGAATAAAGCGGTTGTGGTATCTGAGGAGAAGGTCGCCAAGGAGATTGGTGACCTGGATCAATTGGAAGACTTATGCATCTATGTAGACACAAGAAATAAGGATATGGATCAGAATGTTCTCGAAGAGCTTGCCAAATCCCTGAGCAAGATGAACTCCCTCCAGTTGCTCGACATTGGAAATCTTGGTTGTGATAAATGGCCTTTCAAACGGGCATTGCATTTTCTCCATCAAGTAAAGTCGCCACCACAGCTGCTCCGTTACTTTAGGATTTGCGGCCTCATTGACCAATTGCCAAAATGGGTGGGGGGACTCATGAATCTTACCGAGTTGGTCATAGCTTGGACATACGTTGATGGTGTCCAACTATTCAGCGACATATGTAAGTTGCCCAACCTGCAGAGGCTGACCCTGGGGCCATACTTCATAAGACACGGGCAAGACATGGTTGCACGCAGTAGCCAGTCCTTTCCGAAGCTCAAGGAACTAACTCTGGGCTATTCTCCTGAAGTTCCTGAAGTTTATGGATTTGAGAAAGGATGCATGCCAGAGCTGGAGACGCTTGTGCTGCAGTTTGATGACCAGTGGAAGACAACTGCTGGTATTGAGCACTTGAAAAACCTTAAAGAGGTGCAGATCAGTTGTGTCAAAGAAGGTGCATTGGCTGCTGTAGTAGAGGTGCTGGAGGTGGAGAATAATCATCGACTCAAATCTGACCGCGAAGAGATCAGAGTTATAGTGAGGTCGTAG
- the LOC123101162 gene encoding protein FAR1-RELATED SEQUENCE 5, with product MARGELRRWMQGSGAAGPRRKLLRPAAKKAGTGSDAGDMLRPMWCGAGTGKWFFFKRRGWWWAATAVAMERLVLGGRHDFCCIVFVLLEPAFDCCNKRTERGVASTRHCAKTHAAPPPIRIHAAAAGAALPFASSAASPPSLPPSPASGSCSPGPSSPASPLRPLRRGGAGRARRTGARLLSAHATLPPFIMTGMVTELDKPGAETADNSTKKRRTCRVADDEGSSVPELHRKKASKNAAETMSSASELSKEPVGKQSMTEERPQPTGDSYEELSSDSIEKNTDGILADEADKETNSVDHSLQQAKEQNQLHDNVENNEMVNRNPSESDSDSSSGSDSDSELGKYFYPKFEELEAARKPEPGMKFQTLEDANGFYSTYALLTGFVAKRNSNYRRKKYHIECNRSGKSTPARNPNRKRKINSFERTNCQAKVIVKLTKGQWEFATVRNEHNHPLSPNPSLARFFLSQKHMSSEEKSFLKVLQQSKIPPNKILRIFRRMRSSFGNISFKKQDPVSSVRSSSENIPSKKKDPISLQCTEQRKTENSDVESALKHFKELELRNPSFFYIKQTDEDNIVRSIFWTDARSRMDYDIFGDFISVDTTYTTNRHNLPVATIIGINNHGRTLLLGCALLRDGKAETFKWMFQTLLQVMGGKISGSIITNQDEPLGRAIAEVLPQVRLRFWKCDVMGKAHERIAAFMAARGNIKLELDSLVDNSLTEMEFEEGWSSLIERYDASKNEYLQFMWRIRKIWAPVYFRQDFYPFAESLGRSEGMNIVLFRNYVLPKDRIEKFIERYEEIQKTTLKTDDEDRRQAGTLPSCFSLQPIEKHASTIYTRQIFLKVQRELLHSTAFDVHVVKKGSVYRLERVFNYENPEFDRNAFEVFVDPVSNTFICQCAKFARDRLLCCHIFRLFTQLGINEIPAQYIVPRWTDKFKEEKAKQYTEKCLEKADSTARYEMLMSKMADLSKKICSDGTKCNTFMLEFDSIQEKLLATEGENPRNNDNCMEIITTS from the exons ATGGCGCGTGGTGAGCTGCGCCGGTGGATGCAAGGCAGTGGAGCGGCCGGCCCGCGGCGGAAGCTGTTGCGTCCAGCAGCGAAAAAGGCTGGGACAGGCAGTGACGCGGGGGACATGCTGCGACCGATGTGGTGCGGTGCTGGAACCGGCAAGTGGTTTTTCTTCAAGCGGCGAGGATGGTGGTGGGCAGCGACGGCGGTGGCCATG GAGAGGCTAGTGCTGGGTGGCCGCCATGATTTTTGCTGCATAGtttttgttttgctggaaccagcatttGACTGCTGCAACAAGCGA ACTGAGAGAGGCGTCGCCTCGACCAGACACTGTGCCAAAACACACGCCGCGCCGCCTCCCATCCgcatccacgccgccgccgccggcgcggcgCTACCCTTCGCCTCTTCTGCCGCGTCGCCCCCCTCCCTCCCGCCCTCCCCCGCCTCCGGTAGCTGCTCCCCCGGGCCGTCGTCCCCGGCCTCCCCCCTCCGGCCCCTCCGCCGCGGAGGAGCTGGTCGAGCCCGCCGCACAGGCGCGCGGCTCCTCTCGGCTCATGCGACCCTGCCCCCA TTTATTATGACAGGAATGGTTACAGAGTTGGACAAGCCAGGAGCAGAAACCGCAGACAATTCCACAAAAAAGAGAAGGACATGCCGTGTAGCTGATGATGAAGGTTCCTCTGTACCAGAGTTGCATAGGAAAAAG GCCAGTAAAAATGCTGCGGAAACAATGTCATCTGCAAGTGAATTGAGCAAG GAACCTGTTGGGAAACAATCAATgacagaagaaagaccacaaccaACCGGTGATAGTTATGAG GAACTATCTTCAGATAGTATTGAAAAGAATACAGATGGAATATTAGCAGATGAAGCGGATAAAGAAACCAACTCAGTCGACCATTCACTGCAGCAAGCCAAAGAACAGAACCAACTACACGATAATGTGGAAAACAATGAAATGGTAAACAGGAACCCCAGTGAAAGTGATTCAGACAGCAGCTCAGGGAGTGACTCAGACAGTGAACTAGGGAAATACTTTTATCCTAAATTTGAGGAATTGGAGGCTGCAAGAAAACCAGAACCTGGAATGAAGTTTCAAACCCTCGAAGATGCAAACGGGTTCTATAGTACTTATGCTCTCTTGACTGGTTTTGTGGCAAAGCGAAATTCAAATTACAGGAGAAAGAAGTATCACATAGAGTGCAACAGGAGTGGCAAATCAACACCAGCTCGGAACCCAAACAGGAAGAGGAAAATAAATTCCTTTGAGAGGACAAATTGCCAAGCAAAGGTGATAGTGAAGCTCACTAAGGGACAATGGGAGTTCGCAACTGTTCGGAATGAGCACAACCATCCGctatctccaaacccttccctcgCAAGATTTTTCCTGAGCCAGAAACACATGTCAAGTGAGGAAAAGTCGTTTCTAAAAGTTCTGCAGCAAAGTAAGATACCTCCCAATAAAATTCTGAGGATTTTTAGGAGAATGAGAAGTAGTTTTGGAAATATATCATTCAAGAAACAAGATCCAGTCAGTTCTGTGAGAAGCAGTTCTGAAAACataccatccaagaaaaaagatccAATCAGTTTACAGTGTACAGAACAACGGAAAACAGAAAACTCAGATGTTGAAAGTGCGTTGAAGCACTTCAAAGAATTGGAGCTGCGGAACCCAAGTTTTTTCTACATCAAGCAAACAGATGAAGACAACATAGTCCGCAGTATTTTCTGGACTGATGCAAGGTCAAGGATGGATTATGATATTTTTGGAGATTTCATCTCGGTTGATACAACTTACACCACAAATAGGCATAATTTGCCTGTTGCTACCATTATTGGGATAAATAACCATGGGAGAACTCTCTTGTTAGGATGCGCCCTGCTACGCGATGGGAAAGCTGAAACCTTTAAATGGATGTTCCAAACACTTTTGCAAGTGATGGGAGGAAAAATATCAGGATCAATCATTACAAACCAGGATGAACCCCTAGGAAGAGCTATTGCAGAGGTCCTGCCACAGGTAAGGCTCAGGTTTTGGAAATGTGATGTAATGGGTAAAGCACATGAAAGGATAGCAGCCTTCATGGCAGCAAGAGGCAACATAAAATTAGAGCTGGATAGCTTAGTTGACAACTCACTGACGGAAATGGAATTTGAAGAAGGATGGAGTTCACTTATTGAGAGATATGATGCAAGTAAAAATGAGTACCTACAATTCATGTGGCGGATAAGGAAAATCTGGGCGCCTGTTTATTTCAGACAAGATTTCTATCCATTTGCCGAATCACTTGGACGTAGTGAAGGTATGAACATCGTATTATTCAGAAACTATGTGCTTCCAAAGGACAGGATAGAGAAGTTCATCGAAAGATACGAGGAGATACAGAAGACGACACTAAAAACGGATGACGAAGATAGACGGCAAGCAGGAACTCTACCTTCATGCTTCTCATTGCAGCCAATAGAAAAGCATGCATCTACTATTTACACCAGGCAGATATTCCTGAAAGTGCAGAGAGAACTACTCCATTCTACGGCGTTCGACGTGCACGTGGTAAAGAAAGGGTCTGTGTACCGACTGGAGAGGGTTTTCAACTACGAGAACCCAGAGTTTGATAGAAATGCCTTCGAAGTGTTTGTTGATCCTGTCAGCAACACATTCATATGCCAATGTGCAAAGTTTGCCAGAGATAGATTACTGTGCTGCCACATATTCAGGCTTTTCACGCAGCTTGGAATCAACGAAATACCCGCGCAATACATCGTCCCCAGATGGACCGACAAATTCaaggaagagaaggcaaagcagtACACAGAGAAATGCCTAGAGAAAGCAGACAGCACAGCGAGATATGAAATGTTGATGAGCAAAATGGCCGATCTCAGCAAGAAGATATGCAGTGATGGCACGAAATGCAACACATTCATGCTCGAGTTCGACAGTATTCAAGAGAAACTGCTAGCAACAGAAGGAGAAAATCCTCGCAACAATGACAACTGTATGGAGATTATTACTACCAGCTAG